A stretch of the Pirellulales bacterium genome encodes the following:
- a CDS encoding Hsp70 family protein, producing the protein MSSRASDRPASRYVVGMDLGTTNSAVSFVDTWEMEWQVENFSIPQLVAPATIESRETLPSFHYQPQAGEFAPGALKLPWSSGEHDFCVGVMARDFGGMNPGRQILSAKSWLCHTGVNRTAELLPWHAAPDVSRLSPVEVSARYLGHVRAAWDARYAEYPLAEQDFVLTLPASFDEVARELTIAAAARAGLPRVVLIEEPQAAFYAWLNLHRDTWETHVRPGQLILVCDIGGGTSDFTLIRARGTSGGTVQFQRIAVGEHLILGGDNLDLALAKHLEQRAVTATGQAELSVRQWDTLVRACRRVKETLLANHAPPEATISLAGGGSRLLANAVQISAEREEVRQLLCEGFLPYCQLGDSPRARRSGFQEFGLPYAADPAMTRHLAAFLSAHRQTLATLEEDSPDKNASDPCRPDLVLFNGGFFHSPLLQTRLLEVLENWFNGVGSAPGSAWRPRVLANERLDLAVARGAAYYGMVLRGHGVRIAADLARTYYLGVSRQVSQHASPSDQDRDHVSAETETVDQAASTRWALCVVPATAEPGEQHTCPRELELRIAQPIEFPLYVSSTRLTDPVGAVMPVETEQFRPLAPIRTVMQARGGQSAATVPVQVQARLSEIGTLELWCAESAGHRRWQMQFDVRSATQTDRTAHRGTAEQAGFLDETAATAALDQLTATFGPGGGAPLNTLNARLTEAIQRPRAAWPPSLLRRIWQTLVELENGRRQSPAAEARWLNLLGYALRPGFGLALDDWRVAETWKMLFGKLAHHQANVQNEGWILWRRIAGGLTAGQQAALANPLLPGLRGLHKRLTTGQGGAGDLTLATTESLEVWRLLGSLELLSAPLKIELGRIILDLLPRKKLLALRPALLWMLGRLGARVPAYGPLNIVLGSDVVADWLADLKRQKADDPQVSWVIMQLARRTDDRYRDLSSTTRQMADEWLRGREAPESYIRLVTVGGELAAAEQTTLFGEELPIGLSVG; encoded by the coding sequence ATGTCGAGCCGTGCTTCTGACCGACCCGCCAGCCGTTATGTGGTGGGCATGGATTTGGGGACCACCAATTCGGCGGTTTCCTTTGTGGACACTTGGGAAATGGAATGGCAAGTAGAGAACTTTTCTATTCCGCAACTAGTGGCTCCCGCGACGATTGAAAGTCGTGAGACGCTTCCCTCGTTTCATTATCAGCCACAAGCGGGAGAATTTGCCCCAGGCGCGCTAAAGCTTCCTTGGTCGTCCGGGGAACACGACTTTTGCGTGGGGGTCATGGCTCGCGATTTTGGTGGAATGAATCCTGGTCGGCAAATCTTGTCGGCCAAATCCTGGCTCTGCCATACGGGAGTTAATCGCACGGCGGAGTTGCTTCCCTGGCATGCCGCGCCGGATGTGTCGCGGCTGTCACCGGTCGAGGTTTCGGCCAGGTACCTGGGGCACGTCCGCGCGGCCTGGGACGCGCGCTATGCGGAATATCCGCTAGCCGAGCAGGATTTTGTGCTGACGTTGCCAGCTTCATTTGATGAAGTCGCACGGGAGTTGACGATTGCGGCCGCCGCCCGGGCAGGCCTTCCCCGGGTGGTCTTGATTGAGGAGCCACAGGCCGCCTTTTATGCGTGGCTAAATTTGCATCGAGATACTTGGGAAACCCATGTGCGGCCCGGACAGTTGATATTGGTTTGCGATATAGGGGGGGGGACCAGCGATTTTACCCTGATCCGCGCGCGGGGGACATCCGGCGGTACGGTCCAGTTTCAGCGTATCGCTGTGGGAGAGCATTTGATTCTGGGGGGGGATAATTTGGATTTGGCGTTGGCCAAGCATTTAGAACAGCGGGCAGTTACCGCCACAGGTCAAGCCGAACTATCCGTCCGCCAATGGGACACGCTCGTTCGAGCTTGCCGCAGGGTCAAGGAAACGCTACTTGCCAATCACGCGCCCCCGGAGGCTACCATTTCCCTCGCGGGGGGAGGGAGCCGGTTGCTAGCGAATGCGGTGCAAATATCCGCCGAACGGGAAGAAGTTCGCCAGCTATTATGTGAAGGATTTTTGCCCTATTGCCAGCTTGGCGATTCCCCCCGCGCGCGGCGCAGCGGTTTTCAAGAGTTTGGCCTCCCTTATGCCGCCGATCCCGCAATGACGCGGCATCTGGCGGCATTCCTTAGCGCGCATCGCCAGACATTAGCCACGCTAGAGGAGGACTCCCCCGACAAAAATGCCAGCGACCCCTGTCGACCGGATTTGGTGCTATTTAACGGCGGATTTTTTCATTCGCCATTATTGCAAACGCGTCTCTTGGAAGTTTTAGAAAATTGGTTCAATGGCGTTGGATCTGCTCCGGGGTCCGCTTGGCGGCCGCGCGTGCTAGCTAATGAGCGGCTGGATTTGGCCGTGGCCCGCGGCGCGGCGTATTATGGAATGGTGCTGCGCGGCCATGGCGTGCGCATCGCCGCCGACCTGGCCCGCACCTATTATCTAGGCGTGTCGCGCCAGGTCTCACAGCATGCCTCCCCGTCAGACCAAGATCGCGATCATGTGTCAGCCGAAACAGAGACGGTTGATCAAGCGGCTTCCACCCGCTGGGCGTTATGCGTGGTGCCCGCCACCGCCGAACCGGGAGAGCAACACACCTGTCCGCGCGAACTGGAATTGCGCATCGCCCAACCGATAGAATTTCCCCTGTATGTTTCTAGCACGCGGTTGACCGATCCGGTGGGGGCGGTGATGCCGGTGGAAACAGAACAATTTCGCCCATTAGCGCCGATTCGCACGGTGATGCAAGCGCGTGGCGGACAAAGCGCGGCGACCGTGCCGGTCCAGGTGCAAGCGCGCCTGAGCGAGATTGGCACGCTGGAATTATGGTGCGCTGAATCCGCGGGTCATCGCCGTTGGCAAATGCAGTTTGACGTGCGGAGCGCCACGCAAACCGACCGGACGGCTCATCGGGGAACGGCGGAACAAGCGGGCTTTTTGGATGAAACGGCCGCGACCGCGGCGCTGGATCAATTGACCGCGACATTTGGTCCCGGGGGAGGCGCGCCTCTGAACACCCTCAATGCCCGCCTGACCGAGGCCATCCAACGCCCCCGCGCCGCTTGGCCTCCTTCCTTATTACGGCGCATCTGGCAAACCTTGGTCGAATTAGAAAACGGCCGGCGGCAATCCCCCGCCGCCGAAGCCCGCTGGCTCAATCTGCTGGGCTATGCGCTGCGGCCTGGCTTTGGCCTGGCGCTGGACGATTGGCGCGTCGCGGAAACCTGGAAAATGCTTTTTGGAAAATTAGCGCACCATCAGGCCAATGTGCAAAACGAAGGCTGGATCCTCTGGCGACGAATCGCGGGGGGGCTGACTGCCGGCCAACAAGCGGCACTGGCCAATCCGCTGCTGCCGGGTTTGCGGGGATTGCACAAACGCCTGACAACAGGCCAGGGGGGGGCGGGCGATTTGACCCTAGCCACCACCGAATCGTTGGAAGTATGGCGCTTGCTCGGTTCCCTGGAACTCTTGTCCGCCCCCCTAAAAATAGAACTAGGCCGCATCATCCTGGATTTGCTTCCACGCAAAAAACTACTCGCCCTGCGCCCCGCGCTGTTATGGATGCTGGGGCGACTGGGTGCCCGAGTCCCCGCTTATGGCCCGCTTAACATTGTCCTGGGAAGTGATGTCGTGGCGGACTGGTTGGCCGATTTGAAACGACAAAAAGCCGACGATCCGCAAGTTTCCTGGGTCATCATGCAACTAGCCCGCCGCACCGACGACCGTTATCGAGATCTTTCTTCCACGACGCGGCAAATGGCGGATGAATGGCTGCGCGGCCGCGAAGCTCCTGAAAGTTACATCCGCCTGGTCACGGTCGGGGGCGAACTAGCCGCCGCCGAACAAACGACCCTCTTTGGCGAGGAACTCCCCATCGGACTGAGTGTGGGTTAA